The following coding sequences are from one Chloroflexota bacterium window:
- the thrC gene encoding threonine synthase, whose protein sequence is MARIKGLKCKECGELYPLGPIHVCEYCFGPLEVDYNYAEIKNLISREKIAGGPSSIWRYRDLLPVERGEDDSVKVGFTPLQRADNLARALGLRELYVKNDSVNPTYSFKDRVVAVALAKAKEFGFDTIACASTGNLASAVAAAGAKAGLKTYVFLPADVEKSKIVNAAIYGATLVAVDGTYDELNRLCSEVADRFHWAFFNINIRPYYAEGSKTLAFEVVEQLQWQAPDHVVVPIASGSLLTKVAKGLRELQQVGLIANYQTRISGAQAAGCGPVAEAFATGAEIIHPVRKPQTIAKSLAIGNPADGLYALEIVRQSGGSIEGVTEEEIIEGIKLLARTEGIFTETAGGVTIGALKRLVEKGKIAPDERTIAYITGNGLKTPEAVVDHIAAPLLVKPTVESFDEIVGKQALAV, encoded by the coding sequence AATCAAGGGCTTAAAATGTAAAGAGTGCGGCGAGCTTTATCCCCTGGGGCCAATACACGTATGCGAGTATTGTTTCGGTCCCCTAGAAGTCGATTATAACTACGCTGAGATAAAGAACCTCATCAGCCGGGAGAAGATAGCGGGCGGACCATCCTCTATCTGGCGCTATCGAGATTTATTACCTGTCGAAAGGGGCGAGGATGATTCGGTAAAAGTAGGCTTCACCCCCCTCCAGAGAGCAGATAACCTGGCCCGCGCCCTGGGGCTAAGGGAACTTTATGTCAAGAATGATAGCGTTAACCCGACCTACTCCTTCAAGGACCGCGTCGTTGCCGTTGCCCTGGCCAAGGCTAAGGAATTTGGTTTCGACACCATCGCCTGCGCTTCAACCGGTAATTTAGCTAGCGCCGTAGCCGCCGCTGGAGCCAAAGCCGGGCTAAAAACCTATGTCTTCCTCCCGGCCGACGTCGAGAAAAGCAAGATCGTCAATGCGGCTATCTATGGGGCTACGTTGGTGGCCGTGGATGGTACCTACGACGAACTGAACCGCCTCTGCAGCGAAGTGGCCGATCGCTTTCACTGGGCCTTCTTTAACATCAATATCCGACCATATTACGCGGAAGGTTCGAAAACACTGGCCTTTGAGGTGGTCGAACAACTTCAATGGCAGGCTCCAGATCACGTAGTCGTGCCTATCGCCTCCGGATCCCTGCTCACCAAGGTGGCCAAGGGATTGCGCGAGTTGCAGCAGGTGGGGCTGATCGCCAATTACCAGACGCGCATCTCCGGTGCTCAGGCCGCTGGCTGCGGACCAGTGGCGGAGGCCTTTGCCACAGGTGCTGAGATCATCCATCCCGTCAGAAAACCGCAAACCATCGCCAAATCACTGGCTATCGGCAACCCAGCAGATGGGCTCTACGCCCTGGAGATTGTCCGTCAGAGCGGAGGGTCTATAGAGGGCGTTACAGAGGAGGAGATCATCGAAGGAATCAAGTTACTGGCTCGCACAGAGGGCATCTTCACCGAAACAGCTGGCGGTGTCACGATTGGTGCTCTAAAAAGGCTTGTCGAGAAAGGCAAGATCGCACCCGATGAGCGCACCATCGCCTACATCACCGGCAATGGCCTAAAGACGCCAGAGGCCGTAGTCGACCATATCGCCGCCCCACTCTTGGTTAAGCCCACGGTGGAATCGTTCGATGAGATCGTCGGAAAACAGGCCCTGGCCGTTTGA